In the Hordeum vulgare subsp. vulgare chromosome 7H, MorexV3_pseudomolecules_assembly, whole genome shotgun sequence genome, one interval contains:
- the LOC123410907 gene encoding BURP domain-containing protein 12-like, whose translation MDLFLPLLSFLLILGGQGSHHASFADAPKMTLTNMETLMAYWEAALPGIPIPAAISDLLAQQKGLPKIGPNYERVKSEAGHRENHVHIISQVEDDLKEAHGYHGEQGIKKVVMAHEPNIGKHLKRQPFSDGLQAKNYVEEQIAGHRTKIEENLKEISVSYGSEGDHNYKKVPLNLKKIVAAYTPLKDKSLKEISVSYGLKVGEAHKEVSGSYGLESENNLKEISLSYGVNSDDTPKEESPHEENVNEISVSYGLEGSKSLKKVPLNLKKILVAHTPWKDGNLKEISVSYGSKGQEISKEAKGIFGLKGEKDLKEISVSYGVDDHENMKEISVTYGSKDQETLKESSGSYGFEGKKDLKEISVSYGAGGHENLKEISVSYGSKDQKNHKEGEGSYALKGETDIKEISVSYGVDSQEFVKGLSPSHEENPKEVTISYGSIEDKDEQVDALHKVKGEGSHHVHTHSYKNKKEADVFFFQDMLRPGSLITPTIPPTTSMPALLSGDVADSIPFSAEHLSDIITMFAPASLAMTREIRWTLDTCEHPRTLPGQKAGCATSLESLAELPASLLGRRNIRAFSAMDLPMDAPGTPALRGKYNVTAARKLSGSSSEVVTCHDLTYPYAVYYCHTSSPTAAYMVTLTSVEEDTSPATMEVMAVCHLDTSLWSPKNPFFELHKVGPGDVAVCHFLTKLSIIWVSVDGHVDAL comes from the exons ATGGATTTGTTTCTGCCACTCCTCTCATTTCTTTTG ATTCTTGGAGGACAAGGTAGCCATCATGCAAGTTTTGCCGATGCGCCCAAGATGACTTTGACAAACATGGAGACGCTGATGGCATACTGGGAGGCGGCGCTTCCAGGAATTCCGATTCCCGCAGCTATAAGCGACCTGTTAGCCCAACAAAAAG GGCTGCCAAAAATTGGACCAAACTATGAGAGAGTCAAGTCAGAAGCTGGTCACAGGGAAAACCATgttcatatcatatcacaagttgAAGATGATTTAAAAGAGGCCCATGGGTATCATGGTGAACAAGGTATAAAGAAGGTCGTGATGGCACATGAGCCAAACATTGGTAAGCATCTGAAGAGACAACCATTCTCAGATGGGTTACAAGCTAAGAATTATGTAGAAGAACAAATTGCTGGGCATAGAACAAAAATCGAAGAAAATCTAAAGGAAATATCAGTGTCATATGGGTCAGAAGGTGATCATAATTATAAGAAAGTTCCACTAAATTTGAAGAAGATCGTTGCAGCATATACACCATTGAAAGATAAAAGCCTTAAGGAAATATCTGTGTCATATGGATTAAAAGTTGGAGAAGCCCACAAAGAAGTTTCAGGGTCGTATGGTTTAGAAagtgaaaataatttaaaagaaaTATCACTGTCATATGGTGTAAACAGTGATGATACTCCAAAGGAAGAGTCGCCACATGAAGAGAATGTAAATGAAATCTCAGTGTCATATGGGTTAGAAGGTTCAAAGAGTTTAAAGAAAGTTCCACTAAATTTAAAGAAAATCCTGGTAGCACACACACCTTGGAAAGATGGAAATCTAAAGGAAATATCTGTATCATATGGATCAAAAGGCCAAGAGATTTCAAAGGAAGCAAAAGGAATATTTGGGTTAAAAGGTGAAAAGGATTTGAAAGAAATCTCGGTGTCTTATGGTGTTGATGACCATGAAAATATGAAGGAAATATCTGTGACATACGGATCAAAAGATCAAGAAACTCTAAAGGAATCCTCAGGATCATATGGGTTTGAAGGTAAAAAGGATTTAAAAGAAATTTCAGTGTCTTATGGCGCGGGCGGCCATGAAAATCTGAAGGAAATATCcgtatcatatggatcaaaggacCAAAAAAATCACAAGGAAGGAGAAGGATCTTATGCGTTGAAAGGTGAAACTGATATAAAAGAAATCTCAGTGTCCTATGGTGTAGACAGCCAGGAGTTTGTAAAGGGATTATCCCCATCACACGAAGAAAATCCAAAGGAAGTCACGATTTCATATGGGTCAATTGAAGATAAAGATGAACAAGTCGACGCTCTGCATAAAG TAAAAGGAGAGGGGAGCCACCATGTTCACACTCACAGctacaagaacaagaaagaggCAGatgtctttttcttccaagacatgTTGAGGCCAGGGTCCTTGATCACCCCGACCATCCCGCCGACTACCTCCATGCCGGCGCTTCTCTCAGGCGACGTCGCCGACTCCATCCCGTTCTCCGCCGAGCACCTCTCAGACATCATCACAATGTTCGCACCGGCGTCCCTCGCCATGACCAGAGAGATACGGTGGACGCTGGACACCTGCGAGCACCCACGGACGCTCCCCGGCCAGAAAGCAGGCTGCGCCACCTCCCTCGAGTCCCTCGCCGAGCTGCCGGCGTCCCTCCTTGGGAGGCGTAACATCCGTGCGTTCTCCGCCATGGATCTACCCATGGATGCCCCAGGGACACCGGCGCTTAGGGGTAAGTACAACGTGACGGCTGCACGGAAGCTCTCCGGGTCATCATCTGAGGTCGTGACCTGCCATGACCTGACCTACCCTTACGCGGTGTACTACTGCCACACATCCAGCCCTACGGCCGCCTACATGGTGACACTGACGAGCGTGGAGGAGGATACCTCGCCGGCGACGATGGAGGTCATGGCCGTGTGCCACCTTGACACGTCATTGTGGAGCCCGAAGAATCCGTTCTTTGAGCTGCACAAAGTTGGGCCAGGTGATGTGGCCGTGTGCCACTTTCTCACTAAGCTGAGCATCATCTGGGTGTCAGTTGACGGGCATGTCGACGCACTGTAG